The nucleotide sequence CGATCCCGTCGCCGAGAGTTGGGTGTCGAACGTCTCCCGCAGACGGGCGAAGATGTCCTCAAGTATCCTGCGACGGTGTTCGGGCGCCGGATTGCCGATGAAGATCTGTTCGTCCGTTCGGTCGAGAAAAGCGCTGTCGACGGCGTTGGGCTGGTTCGACGTCGCGATGACGTACACGTTGTTCAACTCTGCCACCGTATCGAGTGCGTCCAGCGCCGTGTTGACCGCCCGGATCGCGTCCATGGGGTCCGTCTCGGTGAGATCCTGCCGGTTCGAAAAGAGCGACTCGACCTCGTCGAGTAGGACGATCTGGTATGTGTTCCCGCCTTCGGCGTCCGCCACGACCGCGTCGAAAGCTTCCTCGACCAGTTTGGGGCTATCACCGTGGTCGCTGGAGAAGAGGTGACGCACCGCGATCTGCTTGAATATGACCTCTTCGATACCGAGACGGTCGCGATCGAGGTTTCTCGCAAGTTCGTCCGCCGCTCCCTTCGCGAGCGTCGTCTTTCCCGTTCCCGGCGGACCGGAAAGGAGAACGGCACCGTGACGGCTGAGTGTCATCTGCTCGAAATCGGCGGCCTGCAACTGCTGTTCCAGCAGCCCGTAGTTGATGATCTTGTCTTTATCCTGTTCATCGATGTAGATCCGCTCCCAGAACTCCCGCCAGTCGACTTCGGTCAGATTGTACTCGCGGACGAACTCCGGACTCCCACCCTTCTCGGCGTCCTCTTCGCTGGCATCTGCCGAATCGAGTAGTCGACGAACTCGCTCCATCACGAGGGATCACCGCCACGACTCGTTCGCGTCACCGTTCCCGACCCGGTCGCACTTCGACGACCGCTCGGCCGAGATCCGGTGCTACTTCGCGTTCGGGGATATTCACTCATGAATCGATCTTCCAGTGTGAGATGCATGTCATCAGCCGTTGGATCACCGTTCGTGGATCGTTGACGACACCGTCCCCGGCACGATCACCGCCAATTCTGCAGGCGTCGACGGGGCCGACCCACGGGCGACGAGCGCGACATCCGTCCACACTCGGTTTGGACCCGGCATCCATCGGGAGTTCATCTGAGATTTTTCCAGTCGGACTGTATCTCGACAGCTATTTAATAAGTTGGTAGCACGTGACGGGTCGCTTCCTTTCTGAACGACGCTGCAAACGATCGGTCGGGGATAACTGCAGCCTTTGGGCCACGTCCCGTTACCGCCTCGGAGAGCGACTGACACTGTCGGCTGTGAATCAATCAAGATATTCGCATACTGAGATGGCGAATATCTTGAAACAGTTACAGCCGACAGTCTGAACCGGTTCTACGGCGCTCAGTCACCGCGCCAACGGACAGGGCCAGCAGGACGGACAGGTGGGGGAGGGAACGGCCCGCACTACTTGTTGCTGGTGACACCCGCTCCCGGAGCGGAATCTCTACCGGACGTGTCGGACGCCGTCGACGGATCGCGGCACATGCGGAGTGACCGACGTGTCTGGCGTCTCGGCCTTGGAATCCCGCGATAACTTCGCGCGCGATCGTTCAGACCCACCGGCCAATTCGCGGATTCTTGCGGCGAGAATGCGCGCCGTCAGCTCCTGCGAGCGGTCCGGCGGGCTCTCCGACCTCACGTCGTCCCCGAACTCCAGGGGGAGCGTCGATAGCGATCCCCCGTTTCCGTCCCACGGGAGCTATCGAACGACGGACCGCACTCGTCCGAGCCCCGGATACGATGCCGAGCCACGAGCGCGTTCAACCGTCCTGGGCCGTGAGACGGGCAACGACTATCGACCGCGTGACTGCTATCCGCGGTGTGACGATCATCGTTGAGTGCCGCCACTGTGGACTGACCGTCTCTCCGGATATTGACTCGTATCCAGCATGCGGTGCAACAGACTTCTGCTGCTACGAGATTCCTGAATAGGGAGTCCTGCCGAAATTATCGGCAACTGAGACGATGCATTCGGAGAATCAGCTCTGATCGCTAGTCTACCACAGACTCGTGTCTGCTAGTAGGTTCTCGACGTTGAGCGTCCGTAATTAACGACTGCCAGTAGATCCAACGGTCGAACCACGACCTGGGAATCTCGTTTTCGGGTGTGATCGGCGGTTTCTCGGACAGGCTTTGTCGGAACCCTCACTCGGCGACAGTACGGAGTCTCGTAACCACTCCCAACTGCGAAGTTGCTTGGACCCAGTTGATTGCAGCCAAGAGACATCAACGACCCAATGATTAGAGACCATGCGCCACGCCGTAGAGGCAGCGAACCAGAGGACGAAACCGCCCTCGTTCGGAATCGTTCAGTGGCTGAACGAAATCAACGCCAGTGCACCCCGAGACGATGACATCGACGCTAACCCCGACATTGTCGTACGATTACGAACGAAAAAATCGGCGATGGGCGCTGCAGGATTTGAACCCGCGACAATCTGGTCCGAAGCCAGACACTCTGTCCAGGCTGAGCTAAGCGCCCCGCATTCACATGGAACTCGACGACCGATGATAAATGACGCGATTCGTGGCGGGCCGTATCGGGACCGTAATACCTGTCGGGCACGAACGTGCCGGTGGCTGTGGTTTCTCCGTATCGCCTTCTCATCCTCCGATTCTGCGCAATCAAAAAGAATATTACCGGCTCACTATATGTTCATACTACCTCATGATTTCCGGTGAGCCGTGTCGTCCGCAGGGAGAGGGGTATCCCCACATAGCGATCCCTGCGAGGGTTCGAGATGTATGACCTTGGCCCGCCGCTCGGCGTCGAGGTCGAGCCAGGGACCAACCTCCTTCTCTCCGGTCCCGCACTCACCGGTAAGAAAGGGTTCGCGTTCGACGTGCTCGCGAGCGGGATCCGGAACGGCGACGGTGCCGTCGTCGTCAGCAACACCGACGGCGCCAAGCGAGTGTTCGAGGACTTGGGCGAGCGCGTCGACTACGCCGACCATCCCGTCGCGGTCGTGGACTGTGTGACTAAACAGCAAGGCGTCAACGAGGTCCGCGACGACACGCAGGTCCGGTATACGTCCTCGCCCGTGGACATGACCGGCGTCGGGATCAAGTTCTCCGAGATCCTCGAGGAGTTCTACGAGAAGCAGGGAGTGGAGCGAAACCGAGTGTTTCTGGACTCGCTGTCGACGCTCCTGATGTACTCCGACCTCCAGACCGTGTTCCGGTTCCTCCACGTCTTCACCGGGCGGGTCCAGAGCGTCGGCGGTCTCGGTCTCTACGCCATCGACTCCTCGGCGCACGACGACAAGACGATGAACACGCTGAAACAGCTGTTCGACGGTCTGATCGAGACCCACGAGGACGGCGAGCCGACGGCGAACCTGCCCGACCGGTAGCGGACGATTCTTGCCGGCGCGGCCCCTACCCGACGGCCATGACCGACGCCACCGACGACGACATCGAATCGCTGCTCGACGTCGACACCATCGCAGTCGTCGGGTGTTCGGGGACGCCCGGCAAGGCGGCCCACGACGTTCCGGCCTACCTCCAGAGGCAGGGGTACGACGTCGTCCCGGTCAACCCGAACCGCGAGGCAGTGCTGGGTCGGCCGGCGGCCGACAGCCTCGCCGACGTGGACGAGGCGGTCGAACTGGTCGACGTGTTCCGGCCGAGCGAAGCGGTGAGCGGCGTGGTCGACGAGGTCCTAGAACGGGTCGCGACGCGCGGGGACGTTCGCGGCGTCTGGCTCCAGCTCGGGATCCGCGACGACGACGCAGCCGCCCGTGCCCGCGAGGCCGAGTTGCGCGTCGTTCAGGATCGCTGTCTGAAGGTCGAACACCGTCAGCGCCGCGAGTGAGCGACGGGATCAGGCGTCCGTCGTAGCGTCGGCCGCGTCCTCGTCGTCGGTGTCGCTGTCCCCCTCGGCGGCGCCTTCCTCGGCGTCGACGACGTGGACTTCGGCGGTGATCGCCGTCGCGTCGATGCCCCGTTCCTCGGCGAGTGCCTCGAGGAGCGCCCGCTGTTCGGCCAGTTCTCGGTCGAGGTCGTCGACCCGGCTCTGTGTCTCGATGACCGTCTCCCGCATCTCGCTCACCTGCTCTCTGAGCTGGTTCAGGCGGGCGTAGACGTCCTCGGCCATGTCGGCGACCTGCTGGAGCTTCTTCGCCGTGCTTCCGAAACCCATACCCGTTCTCTCTCGTGGTGCCTTGAGTGTGTTTCGGGGGCGGCGCCTACTCGCCGACGCCGATCCGTGGCACCGCGCGCCGGAGACCGAGGTAGGCCGCGACCCCGAGGGCGACGTAGCCGGCGACCAGCAGCGGATACGTCGGACCGACGCTATCGACCGCGAGGCGGGCGACGGAGTTGACGGGGTTCACGGGCAGGAGCGTCGCCCCGCCGAAGGCGACGAGGACGCCGACGGAGTAGAGGAACTGCGCCGCTCGCCGGTCCGGAGCGAGCAGGGCGATGGTTGCCCCGAGCGTGACGACGAGCAAGGCGAGCGCGGCGACGACGACGAGCACGGCCACCGGATGGTGGACGCTGGTGCCGTTGAAATCGAGGAGGGCGATCCAGAGCGCCGCCTGTGCGGGCGCGAGCCCCGCTGCGGCCCACACCTTTCCGTCGACGATGTCGACGACGGAGACGGGGGCGACCCGCAGGAGTTCGAGCGTCCCACGTTCGACCTCCTCGGTCAGCGAGTCGACGGTCATCGACCCGCTGATGAAGACGGGGAGAAAGCAGAGCAGCGGGAGCAACACGGTGTAGCTGAACCCGTAGTACGGCGAGGCGCCGCTCCGTGGCGGGAGGGGAAGCGGCGTCGACGACAGGTGCGCGGACCGGTCGGCCCGCTCAACGCGCTCGAAGGTCGACAGCGCGTCCCGCAGCTGGACGACGATGACCGTCGTCCGCACGTTGCCGTCGGGCACCGTCGCCGAGACGAAGACCCGTCCCGCCCGCCGATCCGCCAGGAGAACGGCATCCACCTCCCCGCGGTCGAACGCCGCCCGCGCCGTCGTCTCCGAGGCGTAGCGCGTCCCCGATATCGACGGCCGGTCGTCGAGGGTCGCGAGCAGGTCGTCGCCCGCGTCGCCGGTGACGGCCACTTCCGTCTCGAACCCCTCGACGCTCCCGGGGTCGTACAGCGAGACTAAGCCGACGACGAGAAACGACGAGAAGGCGGCGATGAACAGCTGGATGAGCAAGGCGAGGACGATGGTCTTCTCGGAGCGCAGGGTCGCCAGCTCCCGCCGGGCGATGGTGAGGCGTGGATCACCCAAGGGCACTCACCACCGCGAAGTTGTACGCCGCGTGAACCAGGGTTGCGGGCACCAGCGCCGCCAGATACCAGTTGCGGGAGCGACTCGCGCCGAGCGCCGCGATGCTCGTCGTCGTCGCGTGGAGGACGAGCGGGGCGAGCAGGAGCCCGAGTGCGGCCGCCGAGCCGACGCCGACCGGCGTGAACGCCGCCCGGCCGAGCGCGAGGTCGGGGAGTCCGACGAACTGGACGACGGCGGTGAGCTTCTCGCCGAGGAAGAAGCCGAGGCCCGAGAGCGAGCCGAGGACGAGCGCGGTCCGCAGACCGCGGCGGTCGGCGAAGTCGTTCTCGAAGCCCGCGTAGACGTGGACGCTCTTTGCCACCTCCTCGACGCCGGCGACGACGAGCAGGAGGAGGGGAATCGAGACGTCCACGGGGAGGACGAAGAGGACGGCGATGGCGAGCAGTTCGGCGATGAACACGAAGGGAATCGAGAGCGCGCTCAGGACGGCCATCGAGCGTGGCCCGGCGATCCGGCTGTCGAGCGCGTCGAGGAACTTCAGCGGGACGGGCCGCTGGGTGAACATGTCCTCCTCACGGTAGACGCCGACGCCGAGGGTGAAGAGGACGGCCGCCCCCACGTAGAAGGGGCCGGTCGAGAAGGCGTACTGGACGGCGGTGACGCCGGTACCCTGCAGGTCGTGGACGACGAGCGTCAGCGGCGAGATGAGGGCGATTGGCGTCACGTTCGTGAAGATGGCAGGGACGAAGGCATAGGAGGTGAGAAAGACGGAGATGGCGACGGTGACGAAGGTGAGTTCCTTGAACGACCGGGCGAACATGCCGCCGACGAAGGTGGCGGCGAGATAGAGGGCGGCAATGGGCGCGACGGCGGCCACGCTCGTCACGCCGCCGCCGATGGCGACGGCGATGACAGCGGT is from Haloplanus salinarum and encodes:
- a CDS encoding ABC transporter permease, producing the protein MGDPRLTIARRELATLRSEKTIVLALLIQLFIAAFSSFLVVGLVSLYDPGSVEGFETEVAVTGDAGDDLLATLDDRPSISGTRYASETTARAAFDRGEVDAVLLADRRAGRVFVSATVPDGNVRTTVIVVQLRDALSTFERVERADRSAHLSSTPLPLPPRSGASPYYGFSYTVLLPLLCFLPVFISGSMTVDSLTEEVERGTLELLRVAPVSVVDIVDGKVWAAAGLAPAQAALWIALLDFNGTSVHHPVAVLVVVAALALLVVTLGATIALLAPDRRAAQFLYSVGVLVAFGGATLLPVNPVNSVARLAVDSVGPTYPLLVAGYVALGVAAYLGLRRAVPRIGVGE
- a CDS encoding CoA-binding protein: MTDATDDDIESLLDVDTIAVVGCSGTPGKAAHDVPAYLQRQGYDVVPVNPNREAVLGRPAADSLADVDEAVELVDVFRPSEAVSGVVDEVLERVATRGDVRGVWLQLGIRDDDAAARAREAELRVVQDRCLKVEHRQRRE
- a CDS encoding DUF5798 family protein; translation: MGFGSTAKKLQQVADMAEDVYARLNQLREQVSEMRETVIETQSRVDDLDRELAEQRALLEALAEERGIDATAITAEVHVVDAEEGAAEGDSDTDDEDAADATTDA
- a CDS encoding RAD55 family ATPase: MYDLGPPLGVEVEPGTNLLLSGPALTGKKGFAFDVLASGIRNGDGAVVVSNTDGAKRVFEDLGERVDYADHPVAVVDCVTKQQGVNEVRDDTQVRYTSSPVDMTGVGIKFSEILEEFYEKQGVERNRVFLDSLSTLLMYSDLQTVFRFLHVFTGRVQSVGGLGLYAIDSSAHDDKTMNTLKQLFDGLIETHEDGEPTANLPDR
- a CDS encoding ATP-binding protein is translated as MERVRRLLDSADASEEDAEKGGSPEFVREYNLTEVDWREFWERIYIDEQDKDKIINYGLLEQQLQAADFEQMTLSRHGAVLLSGPPGTGKTTLAKGAADELARNLDRDRLGIEEVIFKQIAVRHLFSSDHGDSPKLVEEAFDAVVADAEGGNTYQIVLLDEVESLFSNRQDLTETDPMDAIRAVNTALDALDTVAELNNVYVIATSNQPNAVDSAFLDRTDEQIFIGNPAPEHRRRILEDIFARLRETFDTQLSATGSEMDRLVELSSGFSGRRMRKSVLSALARNQSTVKDPGELSVGHLIEEFEHKKSMLQDADNEYVRLGGNPEQNQ